The Corallococcus soli DNA window CCGCGCCGACGATGGCCACCGGCACGATGGGCGCGCCGGTGCGCAGGGCCAGCTTCACGAACCCGCCGCGCCCGAAGCGCTTGAGGCGGTAGCGCTCCGCGAACGGCTTGCTCGCGCCCTGGTAGCCCTCCGGGAAGACGACGAGCGGCCGGCGCTCGTCGAGCAGCCGCAGCGCGTTCTCCGGTGAGGCGCGCACGGCGCCCAGCCGGTTGAAGAGGGTGCCCAGCATGGGCGCGTGGAACACCTGATCCTCCACGAGCCACCGGGGTTCGAGCAGGTCGGGGCGCTCGCGCAGGAGCACCTGGGACATGACGAGCCCGTCGTAGGGCAGGGCGCCGGAGTGGTTGGCGACGAGGATGGCGGCGCCCCGGGGCACGTGATCCACGCCCTCCACGGACACGCGCCAGTACTGCTCGTAGAGGAAGTCGAGCACCGGCTGGAGGTTCTCCACCAGCCCGGCGTCCTTGCCGTAGTCGTCCAGCCGGCTGCCGCCGCCCGTGCCCAGGCCCGTGCGCACCGCCTCCATCAGGCCGTGCATCGCGCCGACCGCGCGGCCCAGGCCCTCGCTCGCGAGCGCCTGGCCGGCGATCTCCCGCGCCAGGGAGAACATGCCCGCCGCGCGTCCCGCGAACCCGTGCGACGGCGAAACCTCCTCCGGCCGGGCGAAGGCGGACGCGTCCTGCTCCGGATCCTCGCGGAGCGGGGCGCCTTCGTCCGTCACCAGGGACAGGGGGACGCGGCGGCTGGGGGGCAGCTCGTCGTGGGACTCGTCGGGCAGCTCGACCTCCGGCTCCACGTTGGTCGGGGCCGCGCCCGCGCGGATGGAGACGGAGATGTGCACCCCGTCCGCCTCGCCGCGCTCCACGCCCTCCGGTGCGTCGTCACCGTCGGGGGTTGCGTCCGTGGGCACGCTGGCCGGATCCCGCTGCCAGGCGTCGGCGGTCCACACCTCCTCTTCGGCCTCGTCCAGATCCTGGGGGTCGCCGTCCTCGGCGGTGGCGACGGCGCGCTCGTCGGGCGTGGTGGCCTGGCGGTCCAGCACCTCGTCCACGGCGACGCCGGCGGTGGCCTCGGCCACCTGGGTCGCGACCATGGTGGCGAGCTCCCGTTCAATGGTGGCGTCGTGGTCGTCGTCCAGGACCTGCCGCACCGCGGACTCGGCCAGCTCGGTGACGAGCTCCGTCGCGAGGATGCGCTCCATGCTGCGATCCTGGCCCGGGCGTCTGGGGAGCAGCTCTTCCACGGCGCTCTTCGCGGCGACCTCCGCCGCATCCGACGCCAGCGCCTCGGTCAGCGCACGGTCCACCCCACGCTCCTCGCGATGCGGGGCGTGCATCCCTTCATCGGGCACCGGCGGCCTGGCGGCCCGTGGCGCGACAGGGGGCCGCGGCGTCGAGGGCTCGCGCAGCGGCGTCGGCTCATCCCCCTGGGGCGTGGGCCCGGACGCGGCGGGCGGTGGGCCGCGCCTGCTGGCCGGCGCGCTCCGGGGCTCCTTCGGCTGCGAAGCTTCCCTGTCGTCGTGCTCCGGGGGCGTGGCGCCGCGCGGAGGGTTCGCCCGCGCCTCGAACTTGTGGACCGCCACGGCGGGCGTCCTCGGGGAGGCCGCGGCCTCCTTCGGGCCCTTCGCGCGCGAGGGCTCCTTCGCGTCGCGTGTCTTGCCGTTCGACTTCGCGGTCTTCTTCGCGCCCTTCGCGGCCTTCTTCGCGGGCGCCTTCTTCGCGGCCTTCGCTTCGGTCGGGCCCTCCTTCGCGTCACCCGCGCGAGGCGCTGCGCCCCGCTGGAAGGGATCATTCCCGAGGACACCCTTGGTCATGACTGGCTCCTTCGGAGCGCCGCGGCGGCGTCCTTGACGTGGTGGAGGGGCACGAACCCCAGGGCGGATTCAGCGCGCTCTCCGTCCGCGACCCAGGAGTAATGCATGTAGTCGAGCAGGGCCACCGGCAACGTGCCCGCCCCCAGCACCCCGAGCGCGCGAAGTGCTCCACGAAACAACGGCCCCGGCAGGGGGAGCGGTTGTGAGCCCGCCTGGCGGATGAGCCCGGACAGGGGCAGCACCCCGCGCCCCACGATGTTGAATTCCCCTGCGGTGTTCGCGCCCAGGGCCAGGTGCAGCGCCCGGCCCGCGTCGTCCTCGTGCACCGCCTGCCACAGGGGGTCGAAGCCCAGCAGCGTGGGCACCACGGCCTGGGACAGCAGGCGCGTGGCGGGGTTGTCCAGGCTCCGACCGAGCAGGGGCGCGAAGCGCAGCACCAGCGTGCGCGTGTCCGGGTGCCGTTCGCGGAAGGCCCGCACCTGGCCCTCCACCTCCACCTTGTCGTTCACGAACCGGCTGTGCGGACAGCCGAACAGGGGGGACCCCTCCCGCAGCAGTGCGGGGTTGTTGCCCCGGGCCCCGTAGGTGGCGGTGAGCGACGGCACCACCAGCCGGGGCAGCTTCGCGCGGCCCACCGCCGTCAGCACGTTCATCGTGCCGATGACCTCCAGCTCGTGCGCCAGCGGGCCATTGAGGATGGGGCCGAAGAGGAAGGCCAGGTGGTAGAGCGCGTCCACGGGGCGCTCCGTGAGCGCGTCGGTCAGCTCGCCCTCCGCGTCGTAGCGGGTGAGGTCCACCCGGTGGAATTCGACCTTCCGCGTTCCTTCCGGCGGCTTCGTGTCGAGCACGAGGATGCTCTCCACCGCCGGGTCCGCTTCCAGTCTCGGCAGGAGCAGCTTGCCGTAGTCGCCATTGGCGCCTGTCACCGCGATGCGCATCGGGCCCTTGCCTGCTCGGATCACTTCCATTGGCAGGGGCGGGTGTTAGCCCAGCCGTTCCGGAATGTCAGCCGGGTGTGCCCGTGATGTTCTGGACAACGTCATCCAGGTGGCGGAGGGTCGAAAACCGTCATGTCCCGAATCGCGCGCCTGAGCGACGTGCTCATCAACAAGATCGCCGCCGGCGAGGTGGTGGAACGCCCCGCCTCGGTGGTGAAGGAGCTGTGTGAGAACTCGCTCGACGCGGGCGCTCGCACCGTGCGCGTGGAGCTGGAGGGCGGCGGCGTGGGCCGCATCACCATCTCCGACGACGGGCACGGGATGAACCGCGAGGACGCCACGCTCTGCCTGGAGCGCCACGCGACCAGCAAGCTGCGCGAACTGGACGACCTGTTCCACATCGACTCCATGGGGTTCCGGGGCGAGGCCATCCCCGCCATCGCCTCCGTGTCCCGCTTCACGCTGCACACCGCGGAGCCCGAAGCGCACGAGGGCACGAAGATCCATGTGGAGGGCGGAGGGCCGGCCGCGGTGGAGGACGCGCCGCCGCGCGTGGGCACCGTCATCACGGTGGAGGACCTGTTCTTCAACGTGCCGGCGCGCCGCAAGTTCATGCGGCAGGGCGCCACCGAGCTCAAGCACTGCGAGGAGTCCGTGGTGCGCCTGGCGCTCGCGCACCCGGAGGTCGGCTTCTTCGCCACCCACGAAGGCCACGAGCTGTTCGCCAGCCCCGCCAGCGAACATGATCCGCGCGAGCGCATCGCCGCGGCGCTGGGCCCCGCGTCCTTCGCGCACCTGTTCCCGGTGGAGGAGCGGCGGCTGGGCGTGAGCGTGACGGGCTACCTGGCCTCGCCGGAGTACACGCTGCCCAACGCGCGCGGCCTCTACACCTTCGTCAACCGCCGCTACATCCGCGACCGGGGCCTCATCAGCACCGTGCAGCGCGCGTTCCAGGACTTCCTGCCCGCGGGCCGCCAGCCGGTGGTGGTGCTGCACATCGACGTGGAGCCCCGCGCGGTGGACGTCAACGTGCACCCGCAGAAGCAGGAGGTGCGCTTCGCCGACGCCCGGGGCGTGCAGGACGCGGTGAGCGCCGCGCTCACCCGGGTCCTCCGCGCGTCCCCCTGGCTGGGCACCCCCGAACAGCAGGCCGCCAACCCCCCGCCCCGCGACGCCGCGCACTACGCGCACGCCGTGGAGCGCTTCCTCACCCGCGCGCAGGAGGCCACCTGGGGCGCGCCGCTGCCCACGGCGATGGATGGACCGGGGCCCTCGCAGCCCGGGCGTCCGCTGAGCCCGTCCTACTTCGCCCCTCCCGGTGGAGGCGCGGGGCCGGGGCCGTTCCAGGGGCCTGTGAT harbors:
- a CDS encoding 1-acyl-sn-glycerol-3-phosphate acyltransferase, with amino-acid sequence MTKGVLGNDPFQRGAAPRAGDAKEGPTEAKAAKKAPAKKAAKGAKKTAKSNGKTRDAKEPSRAKGPKEAAASPRTPAVAVHKFEARANPPRGATPPEHDDREASQPKEPRSAPASRRGPPPAASGPTPQGDEPTPLREPSTPRPPVAPRAARPPVPDEGMHAPHREERGVDRALTEALASDAAEVAAKSAVEELLPRRPGQDRSMERILATELVTELAESAVRQVLDDDHDATIERELATMVATQVAEATAGVAVDEVLDRQATTPDERAVATAEDGDPQDLDEAEEEVWTADAWQRDPASVPTDATPDGDDAPEGVERGEADGVHISVSIRAGAAPTNVEPEVELPDESHDELPPSRRVPLSLVTDEGAPLREDPEQDASAFARPEEVSPSHGFAGRAAGMFSLAREIAGQALASEGLGRAVGAMHGLMEAVRTGLGTGGGSRLDDYGKDAGLVENLQPVLDFLYEQYWRVSVEGVDHVPRGAAILVANHSGALPYDGLVMSQVLLRERPDLLEPRWLVEDQVFHAPMLGTLFNRLGAVRASPENALRLLDERRPLVVFPEGYQGASKPFAERYRLKRFGRGGFVKLALRTGAPIVPVAIVGAEETSPLLGRIPGGFLGLPSLPLTAPGPLPAKWTIRFGEPITMEGLPTESADDLGEVQRLTEQTREAIQAMLQALLRERRSVFAG
- a CDS encoding SDR family oxidoreductase yields the protein MEVIRAGKGPMRIAVTGANGDYGKLLLPRLEADPAVESILVLDTKPPEGTRKVEFHRVDLTRYDAEGELTDALTERPVDALYHLAFLFGPILNGPLAHELEVIGTMNVLTAVGRAKLPRLVVPSLTATYGARGNNPALLREGSPLFGCPHSRFVNDKVEVEGQVRAFRERHPDTRTLVLRFAPLLGRSLDNPATRLLSQAVVPTLLGFDPLWQAVHEDDAGRALHLALGANTAGEFNIVGRGVLPLSGLIRQAGSQPLPLPGPLFRGALRALGVLGAGTLPVALLDYMHYSWVADGERAESALGFVPLHHVKDAAAALRRSQS
- the mutL gene encoding DNA mismatch repair endonuclease MutL, with product MSRIARLSDVLINKIAAGEVVERPASVVKELCENSLDAGARTVRVELEGGGVGRITISDDGHGMNREDATLCLERHATSKLRELDDLFHIDSMGFRGEAIPAIASVSRFTLHTAEPEAHEGTKIHVEGGGPAAVEDAPPRVGTVITVEDLFFNVPARRKFMRQGATELKHCEESVVRLALAHPEVGFFATHEGHELFASPASEHDPRERIAAALGPASFAHLFPVEERRLGVSVTGYLASPEYTLPNARGLYTFVNRRYIRDRGLISTVQRAFQDFLPAGRQPVVVLHIDVEPRAVDVNVHPQKQEVRFADARGVQDAVSAALTRVLRASPWLGTPEQQAANPPPRDAAHYAHAVERFLTRAQEATWGAPLPTAMDGPGPSQPGRPLSPSYFAPPGGGAGPGPFQGPVMPGRSPAFGEAQPQLNEAPPPGYFAALRPMGLLGSRFHVCEGPGGTLVVLDPHAALERARLTAYLRRLDDGAKAPPPSLFGTTVELSLAAVKSLVEGREALLLLGVDLEPFGGTAIALKSVPPGLEGVDPRALLEALSRALPPRSAPLDVTSLAEAVRVMACHAARRASSTPLTDAQLRALLGELDRADFTPPCTHGTVVVLEMPLLELERRAR